In a genomic window of Nitrospinota bacterium:
- a CDS encoding ATP-grasp domain-containing protein, whose product MKELNLLLLAPHWRVSLIRSFQTAKVRLRVAGKLVGADSDPLSPSLKVVDVEYPLPLFADAACKQALLDICERETIHTILPMTNKAVEFLNRHCQDFKRENILAYLQDADTIEVCHDKLKLSKFFNAEKILSPLTGEVGLFINSSEFPLIAKPRQGEGGKDNFVIENQRDLKFYAEKYPGHIMQKYIEGQEFTVDWFSDKSGKPLLIVPRERLAVQGGEVMVSRICMDPEIIAAVRQVGLLLKLKGPANLQGIRPANGKLLFTDINLRFGSGAGHTIAAGGDMPGCIYRDLGDEGPLAEINSIQDGSVMTRFHDAFFSHTGLDEEQR is encoded by the coding sequence ATGAAGGAACTCAACCTGCTTTTGCTTGCGCCCCACTGGCGGGTATCTCTTATCCGGTCTTTTCAGACGGCAAAAGTCCGGCTGAGGGTTGCAGGGAAGCTGGTGGGAGCGGACAGCGATCCCTTATCCCCTTCCCTGAAGGTGGTGGACGTGGAATATCCCCTGCCTCTGTTTGCAGACGCCGCTTGCAAACAAGCGTTGCTCGATATCTGCGAGCGCGAAACCATCCATACTATCCTGCCGATGACCAACAAGGCGGTGGAATTTTTAAACCGCCATTGCCAGGATTTTAAGCGGGAAAATATTCTGGCATACCTCCAGGATGCCGACACAATCGAGGTTTGCCATGACAAGTTAAAACTGTCCAAATTTTTTAATGCAGAGAAAATTCTCTCTCCCTTGACAGGGGAAGTGGGTTTGTTCATCAATTCCTCTGAGTTTCCTCTGATCGCCAAGCCAAGACAGGGCGAAGGCGGTAAGGATAACTTTGTCATTGAAAATCAACGTGACCTGAAGTTTTATGCGGAAAAATATCCCGGTCATATAATGCAGAAGTACATTGAAGGGCAGGAGTTCACCGTCGATTGGTTTTCGGACAAATCAGGCAAGCCGCTTCTTATTGTTCCGAGGGAGCGGTTGGCGGTTCAGGGCGGGGAGGTGATGGTCAGCCGCATTTGCATGGACCCGGAAATCATCGCAGCCGTCCGGCAGGTGGGGTTGCTGTTAAAGCTCAAGGGCCCCGCCAATCTGCAAGGCATTCGTCCTGCAAACGGCAAACTTCTTTTTACCGACATCAATCTGCGCTTTGGCAGTGGCGCGGGGCATACTATCGCCGCAGGCGGGGACATGCCGGGCTGTATCTATCGAGATCTGGGTGACGAAGGGCCACTTGCCGAAATAAATTCGATCCAGGACGGAAGTGTCATGACCCGGTTTCATGACGCTTTTTTTTCGCACACAGGCTTGGATGAAGAACAAAGGTGA
- a CDS encoding CoA pyrophosphatase — MNLFLITTQLKNHFPVVLEPVEPHPQRSAVLVILYKKIQQTHVLMTKRALDLKVHAGELAFPGGVVEKQDEDLLCTALRETKEEIGVEVDPCRVIGCLPKVETRTGFEITPFVAILQFPPIIKASSDEVHEVLEIPLAPLLSTQQRDVGFKASDKMVVYIYKHHRIWGASAKILLQIENLNLI; from the coding sequence ATGAATCTTTTTTTAATCACAACCCAATTGAAAAATCATTTCCCGGTGGTTCTGGAGCCGGTGGAACCGCATCCCCAACGGTCGGCGGTGCTGGTGATTTTATATAAAAAAATACAGCAGACGCATGTGCTGATGACCAAGCGGGCGCTTGACTTGAAAGTCCACGCCGGCGAGCTTGCTTTTCCCGGAGGAGTGGTGGAAAAGCAGGATGAAGACCTTCTGTGCACGGCGTTGCGTGAAACTAAAGAGGAAATCGGAGTTGAGGTGGACCCTTGTCGGGTCATCGGTTGTCTGCCCAAAGTGGAAACTCGAACCGGGTTTGAAATCACTCCCTTTGTGGCGATTTTGCAGTTTCCGCCAATTATCAAAGCCAGTAGCGATGAAGTCCACGAAGTTCTGGAGATTCCTCTGGCGCCCTTGCTTTCCACGCAACAGCGGGACGTTGGTTTCAAGGCGTCGGATAAAATGGTGGTCTATATCTATAAGCACCATCGCATCTGGGGGGCCTCAGCAAAAATTTTATTGCAGATTGAAAACCTGAACCTCATTTAA
- a CDS encoding arsenate reductase family protein encodes MKFYGYNKCGTCRKAKAFLDSQNLEYTDLDITETPPPKSVLKRAMQVKGLRKLFNTSGVQYKELKMKDKIASLTETEAIDLLAANGRLIKRPIAVDNDRVTVGFDLEEYNTVWGS; translated from the coding sequence ATGAAATTTTATGGATACAATAAATGTGGGACGTGTCGCAAAGCGAAAGCTTTTTTAGACAGTCAAAATTTAGAATATACGGACCTGGACATCACCGAGACGCCGCCGCCCAAGTCTGTGTTAAAACGGGCGATGCAGGTGAAAGGCCTGCGCAAACTTTTCAATACCAGCGGCGTCCAGTATAAGGAACTTAAAATGAAGGATAAGATTGCCTCCCTGACGGAAACGGAGGCCATCGATTTGCTGGCTGCTAACGGACGGCTGATCAAACGGCCCATTGCCGTTGATAATGACCGGGTGACGGTGGGGTTCGACCTGGAGGAATATAATACCGTTTGGGGCAGTTGA